A stretch of Paenibacillus sp. URB8-2 DNA encodes these proteins:
- a CDS encoding M1 family metallopeptidase has translation MKRRFRTTYLFAALTALCLLGGGIWALSGSSPVSHYTAAPETAKSPASPRQEQAGKPAMPVPPAANSAPALSRRVAEYHISVQLDPGTSTLTAAETVTWTHPGKNPVSDLYFHLYPNAFASDSTTFMKESGGKLRSDSMPQDGFGSITLTDVRTTDGVSLMHRMQYVQPDDGNPEDKTLIKIHLPQPVNGGESVTVKLRFEVRLPKIFARMGESGDFVMAGQWFPKLSVYEPAGARGRGEEGWNLHQYHGTSEFYSDFGIYSVAISVPANYTVAATGFPVRNAKVAEGRKIYQFYADDVHDFAWAASPDFVYAEKAYSSAEVPGVRIKLYLDPLHKNLEERYFQAAEAALNAFSKWYGPYPYTTLSIVVPPKAGNGAGGMEYPTLITAFGAESGSADTSLERTVIHEIGHQYFYGMVASNEFEEAWLDESFTSYAEDRLMQQEYGLASNLPLQASLVTKPKPLTLDTWKYGSANVYTQNVYIRGKLVLKDIERQVGAKTMDSIMSSYARKYRFRHPGTADFQKIVEKVTKKSWQDYFDRYVYGGGAPDFSVEDITVSKSKSGVYESLTTVANKGSLYSGVSVKFTFADGHTLHKVWDGQGGKTSFRLSSAAPLVSAEVDPGHEVLLENKHINNFRKAALPSALVSRWTLSLTNAIETVLGIFVW, from the coding sequence ATGAAGCGACGATTCCGTACGACTTATCTCTTCGCCGCCCTGACCGCCCTCTGTCTGCTGGGCGGAGGAATATGGGCGCTATCCGGATCTTCCCCGGTCTCCCACTATACCGCCGCTCCGGAAACGGCCAAGTCCCCGGCCAGTCCCCGCCAGGAACAGGCAGGCAAACCCGCTATGCCCGTTCCTCCGGCCGCCAACTCCGCCCCGGCTCTCAGCCGGAGAGTGGCGGAGTACCACATCAGCGTGCAGCTCGATCCGGGCACAAGCACCCTGACCGCCGCCGAGACGGTAACGTGGACCCATCCCGGCAAGAACCCGGTGAGCGATCTGTACTTCCACCTGTACCCGAATGCCTTTGCATCAGACAGCACGACCTTCATGAAAGAATCCGGCGGCAAGCTGCGCAGCGACAGCATGCCCCAGGACGGATTCGGATCGATAACGCTGACCGATGTGCGAACGACCGACGGCGTCTCCCTGATGCACCGGATGCAGTACGTCCAGCCCGACGACGGCAACCCGGAAGACAAGACCCTGATCAAGATCCATCTGCCGCAGCCGGTGAACGGCGGAGAAAGCGTTACGGTCAAGCTGCGGTTTGAAGTGCGTCTGCCGAAAATATTTGCCCGCATGGGGGAATCCGGCGATTTTGTCATGGCAGGGCAGTGGTTTCCGAAGCTGAGCGTCTACGAGCCCGCAGGGGCGCGGGGCAGGGGGGAAGAAGGCTGGAATTTGCACCAGTACCACGGCACCTCCGAATTTTACAGCGATTTCGGGATATACAGCGTGGCCATTTCCGTTCCCGCGAATTATACCGTGGCTGCAACCGGTTTTCCCGTTAGGAACGCCAAAGTTGCAGAGGGACGAAAAATATATCAATTTTATGCCGATGACGTGCATGATTTCGCCTGGGCCGCTTCTCCGGACTTTGTGTATGCGGAAAAAGCCTACTCCTCGGCGGAAGTGCCCGGCGTTCGGATCAAGCTGTATCTGGACCCCCTGCATAAAAATCTGGAGGAGCGCTATTTCCAGGCCGCCGAGGCTGCGCTGAACGCTTTCAGTAAATGGTACGGCCCCTATCCGTATACCACGCTGTCCATCGTCGTTCCGCCCAAAGCGGGCAATGGAGCGGGAGGCATGGAGTATCCCACCTTAATCACCGCCTTCGGCGCGGAGAGCGGCTCTGCCGATACTTCGCTGGAACGGACGGTGATTCACGAAATCGGGCATCAGTACTTCTATGGAATGGTGGCCAGCAACGAGTTCGAGGAAGCCTGGCTGGACGAGAGCTTTACCTCCTATGCCGAGGACAGGCTGATGCAGCAGGAATACGGGCTCGCCTCCAATCTTCCTCTACAGGCCAGTCTCGTTACGAAACCCAAGCCGCTGACTCTGGATACCTGGAAATACGGCAGCGCGAATGTCTACACCCAGAACGTCTACATTCGGGGCAAGCTGGTGCTCAAGGATATCGAACGGCAGGTCGGCGCCAAGACAATGGATTCCATTATGTCCTCTTATGCCCGCAAATATCGTTTCCGTCACCCGGGCACCGCCGATTTTCAAAAAATTGTGGAAAAGGTGACCAAAAAATCGTGGCAGGATTACTTCGACCGTTACGTATACGGCGGAGGCGCTCCCGATTTCTCCGTTGAGGATATTACTGTAAGCAAAAGTAAAAGCGGCGTCTACGAGTCGCTGACAACCGTCGCCAATAAGGGCAGCCTGTATTCCGGCGTGAGCGTCAAGTTCACCTTCGCCGACGGCCACACGCTGCATAAAGTCTGGGATGGCCAGGGAGGGAAAACTTCGTTCCGGCTCTCCTCTGCGGCTCCTCTTGTTTCGGCCGAGGTGGACCCGGGTCACGAAGTCCTGCTGGAGAACAAGCATATCAACAACTTCAGAAAAGCGGCTCTCCCCTCGGCCCTCGTTTCCCGCTGGACGCTAAGCCTGACAAACGCGATCGAAACTGTGCTCGGCATTTTCGTCTGGTGA